In Fusarium oxysporum f. sp. lycopersici 4287 chromosome 11, whole genome shotgun sequence, the following are encoded in one genomic region:
- a CDS encoding 5-carboxymethyl-2-hydroxymuconate isomerase, which yields MSWSRLIRFLDDEDQVCLGDAVANPAQDFASLLEAGSLTAEKLAGNDIFDAKPTGKIVHVKSLLGPLTPRDVPILRCVGLNYAKHIKETGRAPPPHPTIFIKPSRSITGWNDDIPIPKIAQKDQLDYEGELAIVIGKEGKDISTEDALSYVAGYTVANDVSARTWQRDPKFAGEVPQWCFSKGFDSFAPLGPVLVSPSVLGAAGDLILQTKVNGEVRQEANTSDLVFDVKRIIAFVSQGTTLEKGSVILTGTPGGVALGMKPPKWLKDGDVVQVSISGIGTICNQMVFQ from the exons ATGAGCTGGAGCCGCTTAATCCGATTCctcgatgatgaagatcagGTCTGTCTTGGTGATGCGGTTGCAAACCCTGCCCAAGACTTTGCGAGTCTTTTGGAAGCTGGAAGTCTCACTGCCGAAAAGTTAGCTGGAAACGACATATTTGACGCAAAGCCGACAGGCAAGATAGTCCACGTCAAATCGCTTTTGGGGCCCTTGACCCCTCGAGACGTGCCTATTCTACGCTGTGTTGGTTTGAATTACGCAAAGCATA TCAAGGAAACAGGGAGAGCTCCACCTCCGCATCCCACAATCTTCATCAAGCCATCCCGCTCAATCACAGGTTGGAATGATGATATCCCTATCCCCAAGATCGCACAGAAAGATCAACTTGACTACGAAGGTGAACTG GCTATCGTAATAGGGAAGGAAGGGAAGGATATCTCGACTGAAGATGCATTGAGCTACGTGGCAGGGTATACCGTTGCAAATGATGTCTCAGCCCGTACATGGCAGAGGGACCCAAAGTTCGCAGGGGAGGTCCCACAGTGGTGTTTCTCTAAAGGATTCGATTCCTTTGCTCCTCTGGGTCCGGTGCTTGTGTCCCCGAGC GTCCTTGGCGCAGCTGGGGATCTCATCCTACAGACCAAGGTGAATGGAGAGGTTCGCCAGGAGGCGAACACCAGTGATCTAGTGTTCGACGTGAAGAGGATCATTGCGTTTGTCAGTCAGGGTACAACACTCGAAAAGGGCTCGGTGATCCTGACTGGCACACCGGGTGGAGTGGCTTTGGGGATGAAACCGCCCAAATGGTTAAAGGATGGAGATGTTGTACAAGTTTCTATCAGCGGGATTGGAACTATATGCAACCAAATGGTTTTCCAGTGA
- a CDS encoding glutaryl-CoA dehydrogenase: MSFLLRRRIQPRNTLRVIAAGRRNLSLARFDWEDPVSSKSLLTSEELDIQETARAYCQERLLPRVLGKKEAYRSEHYDRNILREMGELGLLGATISTHGCAGVSSVASGLITKEVERVDSGYRSGMSVQSSLVMGPIAEHGTEEQKDRFLSSLGQGTMIGCFGLTEPNHGSDPGSMETIARPHPTRKGYYSISGAKTWITNSPIADLLLVWAKLETTGKIRGFLIERDQCPPGTLETPAIKEKNGLRASITGMIQLDSCPVPEENMLQVEGLKGPFSCLNSARYGIAFGTMGALEDCIDRARTYALDRKQFGNPLAKYQLVQKKLSDALTDAAYGTLAAIQVGRLKDEGTLAPEMISIIKRQNCDRALAGARTLQEIFGGNAASDEYHIGRHVANLFVVQTYEGQSDIHSMIVGKGITGLQAFY; this comes from the exons ATGTCCTTTCTTTTGCGCCGACGTATTCAACCTCGGAACACTCTTAGAGTAATCGCAGCAGGCCGCAGAAACCTTTCGTTGGCCCGCTTTGATTGGGAGGATCCTGTCTCTTCAAAGAGTTTGCTCACCTCGGAAGAACTTGACATTCAGGAGACTGCTCGAGCATACTGCCAAGAGCGCCTACTACCTCGAGTACTCGGCAA AAAAGAGGCTTACCGAAGTGAGCATTATGACCGGAACATTCTCAGGGAAATGGGAGAGCTGGGCCTTCTTGGAGCCACAATATCGACCCATGGATGCGCGGGTGTTAGCAGTGTGGCCTCAGGTCTCATCACAAAAGAAGTCGAACGCGTCGACTCAGGCTACAGGTCCGGTATGTCTGTCCAAAGCTCTCTTGTTATGGGTCCCATTGCCGAACACGGCACGGAAGAGCAGAAGGACCGCTTTCTTTCCTCATTAGGTCAAGGAACCATGATTGGATGCTTTGGTTTGACAGAGCCAAATCACGGCTCTGATCCTGGGTCAATGGAGACTATCGCACGTCCACATCCAACAAGGAAAGGATACTATTCAATTTCTGGAGCAAAGACTTGGATCACCAACTCTCCCATAGCTGATCTGCTTCTGGTCTGGGCCAAACTAGAGACCACGGGCAAGATTCGTGGGTTCCTCATAGAACGAGATCAGTGCCCTCCTGGAACTCTTGAAACGCCTgctatcaaggagaagaatggcCTGAGAGCATCCATTACCGGTATGATCCAGCTCGATTCCTGCCCAGTACCCGAAGAAAACATGCTCCAGGTGGAAGGTCTCAAGGGACCTTTCAGCTGCCTCAACTCAGCCCGATATGGTATCGCCTTTGGTACAATGGGAGCTCTGGAGGACTGTATTGACCGCGCAAGGACATATGCACTGGACAGAAAGCAGTTCGGTAACCCACTTGCAAAGTATCAGCTTGTGCAGAAGAAACTCAGTGACGCGCTCACTGATGCAGCTTACGGTACTCTGGCAGCTATTCAAGTGGGAAGACTTAAGGATGAGGGCACGTTGGCACCTGAGATGATTTCGATCATCAAGAGACAGAATTGTGATCGGGCGTTAGCTGGTGCCCGCAC TCTGCAAGAGATCTTTGGAGG AAATGCCGCCTCAGACGAATATCATATAG GACGTCATGTCGCAAATCTCTTCGTGGTGCAAACATACGAAGGACAGTCCGATATTCACT CGATGATTGTTGGAAAGGGTATCACAGGGTTGCAAGCCTTCTATTAG